One genomic region from Terasakiella sp. SH-1 encodes:
- a CDS encoding class I SAM-dependent methyltransferase — protein sequence MEDKSYWDNAYIHLKTPWISSGLSQISKKHIKTYAQGSSVLEVGCGYGHDLVDLYSNSLNPTGIDISDQSIEKAKKITAEIEADLVCDDFIQWENNKLFDIVYDKGVYHNLQSPAERDAFCHKVSSCLNENGLWHSIIISSDRSQKYESHAGIFLQDFVSIVEAYFQILDIQKGLYGLRNSANDVDSWYCSVRRR from the coding sequence ATGGAAGATAAATCATACTGGGACAATGCGTATATTCATTTAAAAACGCCTTGGATCTCATCAGGATTATCTCAAATATCTAAAAAACATATAAAAACGTACGCTCAGGGAAGTTCTGTTTTAGAAGTTGGCTGCGGCTACGGTCACGACCTAGTTGACCTTTATTCAAACAGTCTAAACCCAACTGGTATTGATATTTCAGATCAATCAATTGAAAAAGCAAAAAAAATTACCGCTGAAATTGAAGCTGACCTTGTGTGTGATGATTTCATTCAGTGGGAAAATAACAAACTCTTCGATATTGTCTACGACAAAGGGGTTTATCACAACTTGCAGTCCCCAGCCGAACGAGACGCATTTTGTCATAAAGTTTCATCATGTTTAAACGAAAACGGACTCTGGCACTCTATCATTATTTCATCAGACCGTTCGCAAAAATATGAATCGCATGCGGGTATTTTCCTGCAAGATTTTGTGTCCATTGTAGAAGCTTATTTTCAAATTTTGGATATTCAAAAAGGGCTATATGGCCTTAGAAACTCAGCTAACGATGTTGATTCTTGGTACTGTTCAGTCCGTAGGCGATGA